In the Alkaliphilus oremlandii OhILAs genome, one interval contains:
- a CDS encoding electron transfer flavoprotein subunit alpha/FixB family protein yields MNVADYKGVLVYIEQRNKEIQKVSLELLGKGREIADKLGEKLSAVIIGHGVQNLAEELIYHGAEKVIVVEHEILENFVTEPYTKALTEVIKKEKPEVVLVGATSIGRDIGPRVSARIHTGLTADCTSLDIDEETRQLLMTRPAFGGNIMATIICPDHRPQMSTVRPGVMLKLDRDTSRTGDVVVFDAGLTPSDLNVEVLEIVKEDKKKANIEDANVLISGGRGVGSKENMSHLYDLAEVLNGEVSGSRAVIDNGWLDKDRQVGQTGRTVRPDLYIACGISGAIQHVAGMEESELIIAINKNPDAAIFEVADLGIVGDVAKIVPLVAEEIRNSKK; encoded by the coding sequence ATGAATGTAGCAGATTATAAAGGTGTTCTCGTATATATTGAGCAAAGAAACAAAGAGATTCAAAAAGTTTCCCTGGAATTGTTAGGAAAAGGAAGAGAAATTGCAGATAAGCTGGGCGAAAAATTGAGTGCGGTGATTATTGGACATGGGGTTCAAAATTTAGCAGAAGAGTTGATATACCACGGTGCAGAAAAGGTCATCGTCGTTGAACATGAAATTCTTGAGAATTTCGTTACAGAGCCTTATACAAAGGCTCTTACAGAGGTGATAAAGAAAGAAAAGCCAGAGGTAGTGTTGGTTGGTGCCACATCCATTGGTAGGGATATTGGTCCTAGGGTTTCAGCAAGAATACACACGGGCCTAACAGCAGATTGTACTTCCTTGGATATAGACGAAGAAACGAGACAGCTTCTGATGACGAGACCAGCCTTTGGCGGCAATATTATGGCGACGATCATATGTCCAGATCATAGACCACAGATGTCCACTGTAAGACCAGGGGTTATGTTAAAGCTGGATAGAGATACCAGTAGAACAGGAGACGTTGTAGTCTTTGACGCAGGTCTAACACCATCGGACTTAAATGTTGAAGTTCTAGAAATAGTGAAGGAAGATAAGAAAAAAGCCAATATAGAGGATGCCAATGTTCTAATATCCGGAGGTAGAGGCGTAGGGTCTAAGGAGAACATGTCTCATTTATATGATCTTGCCGAAGTGTTAAATGGTGAAGTATCTGGCTCCCGTGCTGTAATAGACAATGGATGGTTGGATAAGGATCGACAAGTAGGACAAACAGGAAGAACCGTAAGACCAGATTTATATATTGCCTGCGGTATATCTGGAGCCATTCAGCACGTTGCCGGTATGGAAGAATCGGAGCTGATTATTGCCATTAATAAAAATCCAGATGCAGCGATTTTTGAAGTTGCAGATTTAGGAATTGTTGGCGATGTTGCTAAAATAGTGCCGCTTGTAGCGGAGGAAATAAGGAATAGTAAAAAATAA
- a CDS encoding OsmC family protein, whose protein sequence is MNSTKITASLKGNMAFEMDLNGHTLITDAAPEIGGENLGPRPKALLLSGLIGCTGIDVMMILNKMRVKPDDVIISAEADQTDTEPKVYKTIHLIYTFKGKDLPVEKLQRAVRLSQEKYCGVSAMLEKAAPITYEIRVEE, encoded by the coding sequence ATGAATTCAACAAAAATAACAGCTAGTTTAAAGGGAAATATGGCCTTTGAAATGGACTTAAATGGCCATACCCTCATTACAGATGCCGCTCCTGAAATCGGTGGAGAAAACTTAGGACCAAGACCAAAGGCTCTATTATTATCAGGATTAATTGGTTGTACTGGAATTGATGTTATGATGATCTTAAATAAAATGAGAGTCAAACCAGATGATGTGATCATTTCAGCAGAAGCTGACCAAACAGACACAGAACCCAAGGTTTATAAAACCATCCATTTGATCTATACCTTTAAAGGAAAAGATCTTCCAGTAGAAAAGCTGCAACGAGCAGTTCGTCTATCTCAAGAGAAATACTGCGGCGTATCTGCAATGCTTGAAAAAGCAGCACCGATTACATATGAAATACGTGTAGAAGAATAG
- a CDS encoding short-chain fatty acid transporter codes for MFKKITNVFVLLVQKYLPDAFLFAIFLTFITLIAGVFFTGQGLLTMITHWGNGVWGLLAFSMQMALVLVTGHTLASSKPFKGALRGMSKLVKTPTQAILAVSFVSAIACWINWGFGLVIGALYAKELAKEVDGVDYRLLIASAYSGFLVWHGGISGSIPLTLATDAAANAAQTAGAVTEVIPTGQTIFSSLNLVISGILIFTLPLINRAMHPEKKLTVTVDKKLLVDEEDLSLYSNDTPADKIENSSIVNILVFAMGMTYIVMHFINKGFDLNLNIVNLIFLTFGILFHQTPRRFIHAFGEAAKGAGPILLQFPFYAGIMGMMTGATVEGVSLAGQISNWFVSISTEKTFPLFSFWAAGIVNFFVPSGGGQWAVQAPIMMPAGLDLGVPVAKTAMAIAWGDAWTNMIQPFWALPALGIAGLGARDIMGFCIIDLIYSGIIISLALFFI; via the coding sequence ATGTTTAAAAAAATTACCAATGTTTTTGTATTATTAGTTCAAAAATACCTACCAGATGCTTTCTTATTTGCTATTTTTTTAACATTTATTACATTGATCGCAGGTGTTTTCTTTACGGGACAGGGCTTGCTAACAATGATTACTCATTGGGGCAATGGCGTATGGGGGCTATTGGCATTCTCTATGCAAATGGCCTTAGTTCTAGTAACCGGTCATACACTGGCTAGCTCGAAACCTTTCAAAGGTGCTTTAAGAGGTATGTCAAAGTTGGTGAAAACGCCAACACAAGCAATATTAGCAGTTTCCTTTGTCTCCGCTATTGCTTGCTGGATTAACTGGGGATTTGGTCTAGTTATTGGAGCCTTATATGCGAAAGAGTTGGCTAAAGAAGTTGATGGTGTTGATTATAGACTTCTTATTGCTTCTGCTTATTCAGGTTTTTTAGTATGGCATGGTGGAATATCAGGATCAATTCCCCTAACATTGGCAACGGATGCTGCAGCAAATGCTGCACAAACTGCGGGAGCAGTAACAGAAGTTATACCAACAGGACAAACCATATTCTCATCATTAAACCTGGTGATTTCAGGGATTTTAATATTCACTCTACCTTTAATTAACAGAGCGATGCATCCCGAAAAAAAATTGACAGTTACAGTGGATAAGAAATTGTTAGTTGATGAAGAAGATTTAAGTTTGTATTCAAATGATACACCTGCGGATAAAATTGAAAATAGTTCTATTGTAAATATTCTTGTATTTGCAATGGGCATGACTTATATTGTAATGCATTTTATAAACAAAGGATTTGACTTGAATTTAAACATTGTAAATTTAATATTCCTTACTTTTGGTATATTATTTCATCAAACACCAAGGAGATTTATCCATGCCTTTGGTGAAGCGGCCAAGGGTGCAGGGCCCATACTTTTACAGTTTCCATTCTACGCAGGTATTATGGGGATGATGACAGGGGCAACTGTTGAAGGCGTAAGTTTAGCGGGGCAAATTTCCAATTGGTTTGTTAGCATATCTACAGAAAAAACTTTTCCGCTATTCAGCTTCTGGGCTGCTGGAATAGTGAATTTCTTCGTACCTTCTGGCGGTGGACAATGGGCTGTACAAGCGCCTATAATGATGCCAGCAGGATTGGACTTAGGTGTTCCAGTTGCTAAGACTGCGATGGCAATTGCTTGGGGAGACGCATGGACCAATATGATCCAACCGTTCTGGGCTTTACCAGCACTGGGTATTGCGGGACTTGGTGCTCGAGATATTATGGGATTCTGTATAATCGACTTGATATATTCAGGTATAATTATCTCATTAGCACTCTTTTTCATATAG
- a CDS encoding ABC transporter permease subunit, with translation MNQLKNKVFNAINENKVVMLFIILCAAATYASKNPLTFVSAELFTRIGRNGFMVLALLIPVLAGMGLNFGITIGAIAAQIAVFWIVYWGYTGITGFLLSVVMATPIAMIFGWMVGKLFNKMKGSEMIAGMVLGYFADGLYQLFFLYIIGGIIPVQNDTLIITGGIGVKNTIDLANNLKYSLDTVSMLKVIEITFYVVVAITLFKILFNKIQKTGSSIKKDFVLLGIAALAYAATFIPAVEGFLGKDRLLLLHGVTIAVVFVVALQVFRIIHRKFVRKDPEYNMNQGISKIITAIICYGLTYIKPIEKILLYVNIPVTTYLCIAALCVFNNMLLRTRLGQNMRTVGQSRAVANAAGIDVDRTRIIAMILSTVLACWGQLIYLQNIGTFSTYGAHTQVAQFAIAALLVGGASVQKATNKQAIIGVILFHTLFIVAPQAGKELFNNAQLGEYFRVFVAYGVIAVSLAMHAWKTTAKPTERGSNSKGLFAIIKPFTSSMK, from the coding sequence ATGAATCAATTGAAAAATAAAGTATTCAATGCCATTAATGAAAATAAGGTCGTGATGCTATTCATCATCCTATGTGCAGCGGCAACCTATGCCTCCAAAAATCCTTTAACATTCGTTTCAGCAGAATTGTTTACACGTATTGGAAGAAATGGATTTATGGTACTGGCGCTACTGATTCCTGTTTTAGCAGGAATGGGACTGAACTTTGGGATTACCATCGGTGCTATTGCTGCTCAAATCGCCGTATTCTGGATTGTTTATTGGGGATATACAGGAATCACTGGATTTTTATTGAGTGTAGTAATGGCAACACCCATCGCTATGATCTTTGGATGGATGGTGGGGAAACTCTTCAATAAAATGAAGGGTTCTGAAATGATTGCAGGAATGGTCCTTGGATATTTTGCAGATGGACTGTACCAACTATTTTTTCTGTATATTATTGGGGGCATTATCCCAGTTCAAAATGATACACTCATCATCACAGGAGGAATTGGTGTTAAAAATACCATCGACTTAGCCAACAACTTAAAATATTCCTTAGATACAGTTTCCATGCTGAAAGTGATAGAGATTACCTTTTATGTAGTGGTGGCAATCACCTTGTTTAAGATTCTATTTAATAAAATCCAAAAGACAGGTTCTTCCATCAAAAAAGATTTTGTCCTCCTTGGGATCGCTGCCCTAGCCTATGCAGCAACATTTATTCCAGCTGTGGAAGGATTCTTAGGGAAGGATCGACTGTTGTTGTTACATGGTGTTACCATTGCTGTTGTTTTTGTAGTAGCACTTCAGGTTTTTAGAATCATTCATCGCAAATTTGTGAGGAAAGATCCGGAATACAATATGAATCAAGGAATTTCAAAAATCATAACAGCTATTATATGCTATGGTTTGACCTATATCAAACCCATTGAAAAAATTCTACTATATGTGAATATTCCAGTGACCACCTATCTATGTATTGCTGCATTATGTGTATTCAATAACATGCTGCTCCGTACAAGATTGGGTCAGAATATGCGTACCGTGGGGCAAAGCCGTGCTGTTGCAAATGCGGCGGGAATTGATGTGGATAGAACGAGGATTATTGCAATGATCCTATCCACAGTACTTGCTTGTTGGGGACAGTTGATCTATCTGCAGAATATTGGGACCTTCTCAACCTACGGGGCTCATACGCAGGTGGCACAGTTTGCAATTGCAGCCCTTCTCGTAGGAGGTGCATCGGTACAAAAAGCTACCAACAAACAAGCGATTATCGGTGTAATCCTATTCCACACCTTGTTTATCGTAGCGCCACAAGCAGGTAAAGAGCTGTTCAACAATGCACAGCTTGGAGAATACTTTAGAGTATTTGTTGCATACGGCGTCATTGCCGTTTCTCTAGCGATGCATGCATGGAAAACTACAGCAAAGCCTACAGAACGGGGATCGAATTCAAAGGGTTTGTTTGCTATAATTAAGCCCTTCACTTCATCAATGAAATAA
- a CDS encoding C-GCAxxG-C-C family protein — protein sequence MTATDIKNFTTEDLLDKVQANAEELFRSGTYFCSEAVLQTINEFLGTPYPKDVVKLASGFPIGMGKSGCLCGAVSGGQMALGMVYGRVEGEAMQEKMFEESKALHDYIMSEYKSNCCRVITRQWAGDNFKSPERKEHCITITGKVARWVANELIADGKVEVEAE from the coding sequence ATGACTGCTACTGATATAAAAAACTTTACAACTGAGGATTTACTGGACAAGGTACAAGCAAATGCAGAAGAGTTGTTCCGCTCTGGAACCTATTTCTGCAGTGAAGCTGTTCTTCAAACAATCAATGAATTCCTGGGAACACCTTACCCAAAAGACGTTGTTAAACTTGCTAGTGGATTCCCGATCGGAATGGGTAAATCCGGATGTCTTTGCGGTGCCGTTTCTGGAGGCCAAATGGCTCTCGGTATGGTATACGGTAGAGTTGAAGGTGAAGCAATGCAAGAAAAAATGTTTGAGGAATCAAAAGCTCTTCATGACTATATTATGAGCGAATATAAATCAAACTGCTGTCGAGTGATCACTCGTCAATGGGCAGGGGATAATTTTAAAAGCCCAGAAAGAAAAGAACACTGTATCACAATTACTGGTAAGGTTGCAAGATGGGTTGCAAATGAGCTGATTGCTGATGGAAAAGTAGAAGTCGAAGCAGAATAA
- a CDS encoding ABC transporter permease: protein MRERINEAYENIGLPRVIIISFFLLMLTIAAPLGLSVPSLLADAIRRWAMYGILVLAMVPAVQCGIGLNFGISLGIVGGLLGATITIEMGIGNPLVSLLVAMLVGIAVSSLLGIGYGLLLNQVKGSEMTVSTYVGFSVIAFMNMLWLSLPFKNGDLIWPLGGQGMRNTIGLEKSFGMVLNKIMGFYIGDEAAGLYIPTGVILFFLFTCFIVWLFMRSKAGIAMSAAGANPLFTRSSGINVNKMRVLGTTISTALAAVGIITYAQSYGFLQLYNAPLMMGFHSVAAVLIGGATTNRAKISHVIIGTFLFQGILAVALPVANKLLPESNLSDVLRIIISNGIILYALSKTKGGNK from the coding sequence ATGCGTGAGAGAATCAATGAAGCCTATGAAAATATAGGGCTTCCCAGAGTGATTATTATCAGCTTTTTCTTGTTGATGTTAACCATAGCAGCGCCACTGGGTCTCAGTGTGCCCAGCCTTTTAGCCGATGCCATACGTAGATGGGCTATGTACGGTATTTTAGTTCTTGCAATGGTTCCAGCAGTCCAATGTGGGATTGGTCTAAACTTTGGTATTTCATTGGGGATCGTCGGAGGACTTTTAGGAGCAACCATCACGATAGAAATGGGTATCGGAAATCCTTTGGTAAGTTTGCTTGTAGCAATGCTCGTTGGTATTGCAGTGTCCAGTTTATTAGGCATCGGATATGGCCTTTTATTAAACCAAGTAAAGGGTTCTGAAATGACAGTCTCCACCTATGTGGGCTTCTCTGTCATCGCTTTTATGAATATGCTATGGCTATCCCTGCCTTTTAAAAATGGGGATCTGATATGGCCCTTAGGTGGTCAGGGAATGCGGAACACCATTGGTTTAGAAAAGAGCTTCGGTATGGTTCTCAATAAAATCATGGGCTTTTACATAGGAGATGAAGCGGCTGGGTTATATATCCCTACAGGTGTAATCTTGTTCTTCTTATTCACCTGTTTTATTGTATGGTTGTTTATGCGCAGTAAAGCAGGAATTGCCATGAGTGCGGCAGGAGCCAATCCATTATTTACTCGTTCTTCTGGAATTAATGTGAATAAGATGCGAGTTCTAGGTACAACAATTTCCACTGCATTAGCAGCGGTTGGTATTATTACCTATGCCCAGAGCTATGGATTTCTGCAATTATATAATGCCCCTCTCATGATGGGATTCCACTCTGTAGCCGCAGTTTTGATCGGTGGCGCAACCACCAATCGGGCAAAGATATCCCATGTTATTATAGGAACCTTCTTGTTCCAGGGAATTTTAGCGGTTGCTTTACCTGTAGCAAATAAGCTGCTACCGGAAAGTAATCTTTCCGATGTACTAAGAATTATTATCTCTAACGGCATCATTTTATATGCTCTGTCTAAGACAAAAGGGGGTAATAAATAA
- a CDS encoding sugar ABC transporter ATP-binding protein — protein METRYLLNMDNITKEYYGNRVLKNVSLRIKPGEIHALMGENGAGKSTLMNILFGMPVIHATGGFEGTVEINGEKVGIDSPQNAMNFGIGMVHQEFMLIPGFTVTENIKVGREISKSTFLSRLFGRNLESLDFGQMKKDSRKALSDIGLNIEEYIKVAGLPIGYMQFIEIAREIDKTGIKLLVFDEPTAVLTESEAERLLEIMRIIADKGIAIIFITHRLDEVMAVADSLTVLRDGEFVVHKEVKDTSVVEIAELMIGRKVEKLVDDREDHRVLSEENIALSMEDFHVQMPGETVKGIDLNIRQGEIFGIGGLAGQGKIGIPNGIMGLYDTKGIVKVFGNSLELSSLGSALSNGVACVSEDRRGVGLLLEESIEQNIIFTAMQINDDFLRKFGGMKLLDNKKTREHALNMIKLLDIRCTGPKQTAGSLSGGNQQKVCLARALTMNPKILIVSEPTRGIDIGAKKLVLEYLVQLNREQGLTVIMVSSELVELRSLCDRIAIISDGKLSAILKPDAPDAEFGLAMAGTRKEGVQNA, from the coding sequence TTGGAAACCCGATATCTGCTGAATATGGACAACATAACAAAGGAGTATTACGGAAATCGCGTACTGAAGAATGTCAGTTTACGCATAAAACCAGGGGAAATCCATGCATTAATGGGAGAGAATGGTGCTGGAAAGTCTACTTTAATGAACATTTTATTCGGTATGCCAGTCATACACGCTACAGGAGGCTTTGAAGGAACCGTTGAAATTAATGGAGAAAAGGTAGGGATCGATTCACCTCAAAATGCAATGAATTTTGGTATTGGAATGGTGCACCAGGAATTTATGCTGATTCCAGGATTTACAGTTACAGAAAATATCAAAGTAGGTAGAGAAATCAGCAAGTCTACTTTTTTAAGCCGCTTGTTTGGAAGAAACCTTGAAAGTTTAGATTTTGGTCAGATGAAAAAAGATTCTAGAAAGGCCCTTTCGGATATTGGCCTCAATATTGAAGAATATATTAAGGTTGCAGGATTGCCCATTGGCTATATGCAATTTATCGAAATTGCTAGGGAAATCGATAAAACGGGAATAAAGTTATTGGTATTTGATGAACCAACAGCAGTACTTACAGAGAGTGAAGCGGAACGTCTTCTTGAAATTATGCGTATTATAGCCGATAAAGGCATTGCAATTATTTTTATTACTCATAGATTGGACGAGGTTATGGCAGTAGCCGATAGCCTTACTGTTTTGAGGGACGGGGAATTTGTTGTACATAAAGAGGTAAAGGATACATCTGTAGTGGAGATTGCGGAGTTGATGATCGGTAGAAAAGTTGAGAAATTAGTAGATGATCGAGAAGATCACCGTGTTTTAAGTGAAGAGAATATTGCACTTTCCATGGAGGATTTTCATGTTCAGATGCCAGGGGAGACGGTGAAGGGGATTGATCTGAATATTCGACAAGGGGAGATCTTCGGTATCGGAGGTTTGGCGGGTCAAGGTAAAATAGGAATTCCAAACGGCATCATGGGCCTGTATGATACAAAGGGCATAGTAAAAGTATTTGGCAATTCACTTGAATTGTCTAGCTTAGGTAGCGCTCTTTCCAATGGCGTCGCCTGTGTATCAGAGGATCGACGAGGCGTAGGACTTTTATTAGAGGAATCCATTGAGCAGAATATCATCTTTACAGCCATGCAGATCAATGATGATTTCCTTAGGAAATTTGGTGGAATGAAATTATTGGATAATAAAAAAACGAGAGAACACGCCCTGAATATGATCAAACTCCTAGATATTCGCTGTACGGGACCGAAGCAAACGGCGGGAAGTCTTTCTGGGGGAAATCAGCAAAAAGTTTGTCTTGCTCGTGCCCTTACCATGAACCCTAAAATATTGATCGTTTCAGAACCCACCAGGGGAATCGACATCGGAGCAAAAAAATTGGTCCTTGAATATTTAGTTCAGTTGAACAGAGAGCAAGGCTTAACTGTAATTATGGTCAGCTCTGAGCTGGTGGAGCTTCGTTCCCTTTGTGACCGTATTGCCATAATTTCCGATGGAAAGCTTTCGGCCATATTGAAGCCAGATGCACCGGATGCAGAATTTGGTTTAGCAATGGCAGGAACAAGGAAAGAAGGTGTACAAAATGCGTGA
- a CDS encoding electron transfer flavoprotein subunit beta/FixA family protein, whose protein sequence is MKIVVCIKQVPDTTEVKLDPKTGTLIREGVPSIINPDDKSGLEAALRLKDQYDAEVTVITMGPPQADLALREALAMGADRAILLTDRAFAGADTWATSSALAGALRNIDYDLIIAGRQAIDGDTAQVGPQIAEHLNLPSVTYVEDMELLDKAIIVKRAFEDGYQKIKVNTPCLITTLKEMNEARYMRVSGVYDAYREKKVEVWDVNNIEVDHGNLGLKGSPTKVKKSFTKGAKTAGKVFDMEPKEAAKIIVDKLREKYIIS, encoded by the coding sequence ATGAAAATTGTTGTTTGTATCAAACAAGTTCCAGATACAACGGAAGTAAAATTAGATCCAAAGACTGGAACTCTAATTCGAGAAGGTGTTCCATCAATCATCAATCCAGATGATAAGAGTGGTCTTGAGGCGGCTTTAAGGTTAAAGGATCAATACGATGCAGAAGTGACCGTTATTACAATGGGGCCGCCTCAAGCAGATTTAGCTCTTAGAGAAGCTCTTGCAATGGGTGCCGATAGAGCGATACTGCTTACAGATAGAGCCTTTGCAGGTGCAGATACATGGGCTACATCCTCTGCTTTAGCTGGAGCCCTTAGAAATATAGACTACGATCTGATTATTGCGGGAAGACAGGCTATTGATGGAGATACAGCTCAAGTTGGCCCTCAGATTGCGGAGCATCTCAATCTGCCCTCTGTAACCTATGTAGAAGATATGGAACTTTTAGATAAAGCAATCATAGTGAAAAGAGCCTTTGAGGACGGTTATCAAAAAATCAAAGTCAACACACCTTGTTTAATAACGACGCTGAAGGAAATGAATGAGGCCCGATATATGAGAGTTTCAGGCGTATATGATGCCTATAGAGAAAAGAAAGTTGAAGTATGGGATGTGAACAACATCGAAGTGGACCATGGCAATTTGGGTCTCAAGGGATCTCCTACAAAGGTGAAAAAATCCTTTACAAAGGGTGCTAAAACAGCAGGTAAGGTATTCGATATGGAACCTAAAGAAGCGGCTAAAATCATTGTGGACAAATTACGTGAAAAATATATTATTTCTTAA
- a CDS encoding acyl-CoA dehydrogenase gives MEFGFSKEHSLLKQMYREFAENEVKPLAAEIDEEERFPIETVKKMSNTGFMGIPFPKKYGGEGGDNLGYAMAVEELSRVCATTGVIVSAHTSLGAHPIYEFGTEEQKQKYLVPLAKGEKLGAFGLTEPNAGTDASAQQTTAVLDGDSYILNGSKIFITNAGYAHIYIIMAMTDKSVGTRGISAFIVDADTPGFTVGPKEKKLGIKGSATCELIFENCRIPKENLLGKEGKGFGIAMKTLDGGRIGIAAQALGIAQGALDETVHYVKERKQFGKPISAFQNTQFQLADMAAKVEASRLLVYKAAHNKDMGLPYSYEAAMAKLFASEAAMEVTTKAVQLHGGYGYTREYPVERMMRDAKITEIYEGTSEVQRMVIAAGLLK, from the coding sequence ATGGAATTTGGTTTTTCAAAAGAGCATTCTTTGCTGAAACAAATGTATCGAGAATTTGCGGAAAACGAAGTAAAACCTTTAGCAGCAGAAATTGACGAGGAAGAAAGATTTCCTATAGAAACTGTAAAAAAAATGTCCAATACAGGCTTTATGGGAATTCCTTTTCCTAAAAAGTATGGCGGCGAAGGCGGAGATAACCTTGGATATGCCATGGCAGTGGAAGAGCTATCTAGAGTTTGTGCCACTACAGGCGTAATCGTTTCTGCCCATACATCCTTAGGTGCACATCCCATCTATGAATTTGGAACGGAGGAGCAGAAGCAAAAATACCTAGTTCCCTTAGCAAAAGGAGAAAAACTGGGTGCATTCGGTTTAACAGAGCCCAATGCTGGAACAGACGCATCTGCTCAGCAAACCACTGCTGTACTAGATGGAGACAGTTATATTCTCAATGGATCTAAAATTTTTATAACCAATGCAGGCTATGCCCATATTTATATCATTATGGCCATGACAGATAAATCTGTAGGAACGAGAGGAATCTCTGCTTTTATAGTAGATGCAGATACACCAGGCTTTACTGTTGGACCGAAAGAAAAGAAACTAGGAATCAAAGGCTCAGCTACATGTGAGCTGATATTTGAAAACTGTAGAATACCGAAAGAAAATCTTTTAGGAAAAGAGGGCAAAGGTTTTGGAATTGCCATGAAGACCCTAGACGGTGGCCGGATTGGTATAGCAGCACAGGCCCTAGGTATTGCACAGGGTGCTTTAGATGAAACCGTTCATTACGTTAAGGAAAGAAAACAATTTGGAAAACCGATCTCTGCTTTCCAAAATACCCAGTTCCAATTAGCGGATATGGCGGCTAAGGTAGAGGCTTCTAGACTATTGGTGTATAAAGCAGCCCACAATAAGGACATGGGATTGCCTTATTCCTATGAGGCAGCTATGGCAAAGCTGTTTGCATCGGAGGCAGCAATGGAAGTGACCACAAAGGCAGTTCAGCTTCATGGAGGATATGGTTATACGAGGGAATACCCTGTGGAAAGAATGATGCGAGATGCAAAGATCACAGAGATCTATGAAGGTACATCAGAAGTTCAAAGAATGGTAATCGCTGCTGGATTATTAAAATAG
- a CDS encoding arsenate reductase family protein, whose translation MKYLFIHYPKCSTCRNAKKWLDGNHIEYEERLIKENNPTEVEITEWFHKSSYPIKRFFNTSGNLYKELQLKDKLPTMSEEEQIKLLATDGMLVKRPILVGEGTVLLGFKEEEWNQLK comes from the coding sequence ATGAAATATTTATTCATTCATTACCCTAAATGTAGTACCTGCAGAAATGCAAAAAAATGGCTCGATGGAAACCACATTGAATATGAAGAACGATTGATTAAAGAAAATAATCCCACAGAGGTAGAAATCACAGAATGGTTCCATAAAAGCAGTTATCCCATTAAACGGTTCTTTAATACCAGTGGAAACTTATATAAGGAGCTGCAATTAAAGGACAAGCTGCCAACGATGTCTGAAGAGGAGCAAATTAAGCTTTTGGCTACAGATGGTATGCTGGTTAAAAGACCGATTCTTGTGGGTGAAGGTACGGTTCTTTTAGGCTTTAAAGAGGAAGAGTGGAATCAGCTCAAATAA